One Vanessa atalanta chromosome 20, ilVanAtal1.2, whole genome shotgun sequence genomic window carries:
- the LOC125071824 gene encoding gephyrin, whose translation MVKAIAIITVSDSCFKDNSKDKSGPALFDFITEKYPEANVHTIIVPDEKEIIERELKYFCNSNIDLILTTGGTGLSPRDVTPEATRAVIQKEVPAITTAMTIESLKKTPMAMLSRAVAGIKDRTLIINFPGSEKAVTECIHVVKGVLSHAISLINNELVEVRSIHDKMQIDHLCPHKMNSKVDISKVALRPRESPYPMLEMSEAFNIVDAVMMQWEECIENIPIENAVGKVVAQEIIAKEPMPPFPASVKDGYACLSLDGAGVRKVRAAISAGENNFTRLGPGECARVNTGAPLPLGADCVVQVEDTKLIKASSDNQTELEIEVLVAPQAHQDVRAIGFDIPIGAILAEKGDVIDAAQIGMLAGAGYQSIPVIAVPKVAIMSTGNELQEPSEKILRPSHIRDSNRIMLKALLKEHGYDCIDCGIARDDPTELAAAIARALPRTDVLVCTGGVSMGDRDLLKPVLINDFGATIHFGRVRMKPGKPSTFATCQYEGKIKYIFALPGNPVSAYVCCLLLVLRALRGCTRHCGDFARLSVRLSHDVPLDARPEYARAVLRFPAAPDLPHAALLGNQCSSRLLSACGASVLLELPPASDSLKQLDAGTTVSALITGRIDLTRL comes from the exons ATGGTGAAGGCTATTGCTATTATCACTGTCAGTGATAGTTGTTTTAAAGACAACTCAAAAGATAAATCAGGCCCAGCACTGTTTGATTTCATAACAGAAAAGTATCCAGAAGCTAATGTCCATACAATTATAGTGCCAGATGAAAAAGAAATTATTGAACGCGAacttaaatatttctgtaattCAAATATTGATCTTATCCTCACTACTGGAGGTACCGGTTTAAGTCCTAGAGATGTTACACCAGAAGCAACGAGAGCTGTTATTCAAAAAGAAGTTCCAGCAATCACGACAGCAATGACAATTGAAAGTTTGAAAAAGACACCAATGGCAATGTTGTCCCGGGCTGTAGCTGGTATAAAAGATAGAACACTCATAATTAACTTCCCAGGTAGTGAAAAAGCAGTAACTGAGTGCATCCATGTTGTTAAAGGAGTTTTGTCACATGCCATTTCGTTAATAAACAATGAATTGGTTGAAGTAAGATCTATTCATGACAAGATGCAAATTGATCATCTTTGTCCACATAAAATGAATAGTAAAGTGGATATATCCAAAGTGGCTCTAAGACCCCGTGAGTCACCATATCCAATGCTGGAAATGTCAGAGGCGTTTAATATAGTTGATGCTGTAATGATGCAATGGGAAGAGTGTATTGAAAATATTCCTATTGAAAATGCTGTGGGTAAAGTTGTGGCACAAGAAATTATAGCTAAAGAACCTATGCCTCCATTTCCAGCATCTGTTAAGGAtg GTTATGCATGCCTTAGTTTGGATGGAGCTGGTGTTCGTAAAGTCCGAGCAGCTATCTCAGCAGGCGAGAATAATTTTACACGCCTCGGTCCCGGTGAATGTGCTAGGGTTAACACTGGAGCTCCCTTACCGCTTGGGGCTGATTGTGTTGTACAG GTCGAAGACACAAAACTAATTAAGGCATCGAGCGATAACCAGACAGAGTTGGAAATTGAAGTCCTAGTAGCGCCACAGGCTCATCAGGATGTACGTGCTATTGGTTTCGATATTCCCATCGGCGCTATACTCGCTGAAAAAG GTGATGTCATTGATGCAGCACAAATTGGTATGTTAGCTGGAGCTGGCTATCAGAGTATTCCAGTAATAGCAGTTCCCAAG GTTGCAATAATGTCCACCGGAAATGAGTTGCAAGAACCTTCGGAGAAGATACTTCGACCGTCACACATAAGGGATTCCAATAGAATTATGTTAAAAGCATTGCTCAA AGAGCACGGGTACGACTGTATAGATTGCGGTATCGCCCGCGATGATCCAACGGAGTTAGCTGCCGCTATAGCCCGTGCTCTGCCTCGCACGGACGTGCTCGTCTGTACGGGTGGAGTGTCAATGGGTGATCGGGACTTGCTCAAGCCGGTGTTAATTAAT GATTTTGGCGCGACAATACATTTCGGTCGCGTGCGCATGAAGCCCGGGAAACCGAGCACCTTCGCCACTTGCCAATACGAAGGAAAGATCAAGTATATATTTGCTCTACCAG GCAACCCCGTGTCGGCGTACGTGTGCTGCCTGCTGCTGGTGCTGCGCGCGCTGCGCGGCTGCACGCGGCACTGCGGCGACTTCGCGCGCCTGTCCGTGCGCCTGTCGCACGACGTGCCGCTGGACGCGCGGCCCGAGTACGCGCGCGCCGTGCTGCGCTTCCCCGCCGCGCCCGACCTGCCGCACGCCGCGCTGCTCGGCAACCAG TGTAGCAGTCGGTTGCTGAGTGCGTGCGGCGCCAGCGTGCTGTTGGAGCTGCCGCCCGCATCCGACAGCTTGAAACAGCTCGATGCTGGCACGACAGTTTCCGCGCTGATTACAGGCAGAATCGATCTCACCCGACTttga
- the LOC125071712 gene encoding transmembrane emp24 domain-containing protein 2, whose translation MYSSYKLLWLMSTILATLFSNTNCYTITVDAHAEECFFENVEADTKMGLSFEIAEGGFLDIDVKITGPDGNIIHSGQRESSGIYTFSAATSGRYTYCFSNQMSTMTPKVVMFNLEVGEPPNKKANEKDEEVNHNKLEDMIKELGTTLKTVKHEQEYMQVRDRIHRAINESTNSRVVMWSIFEASVLLVMTLGQVYYLKRFFEVQRVV comes from the exons ATGTATAgctcttataaattattatggctTATGTCAACGATTTTAGctacattattttctaatacaAATTGTTATACTATAACAGTTGATGCACACGCCGAAGAATGTTTTTTCGAAAATGTTGAAGCTGATACAAAAATGG GATTATCATTTGAAATAGCAGAAGGTGGTTTCTTAGATATAGATGTGAAAATTACCGGTCCCGATGGCAATATTATACACAGCGGACAGAGAGAATCCTCTGGTATTTACACATTTTCAGCTGCTACTTCAGGACGTTATACTTACTGCTTCAGTAATCAAATGTCTACTATGACACCtaag GTAGTAATGTTTAACTTGGAAGTTGGAgaaccaccaaataaaaaagcTAACGAAAAAGACGAAGAAGTAAACCACAATAAGCTAGAAGACATGATTAAAGAGCTTGGAACAACACTGAAAACTGTTAAACATGAACAAGAATATATGCAG GTGCGTGACCGTATTCATCGTGCAATCAACGAAAGTACAAATTCTCGTGTGGTTATGTGGTCCATTTTTGAAGCCTCTGTACTTCTTGTCATGACACTAGGACAAGTATACTATCTAAAAAGATTCTTTGAAGTGCAACGTGTTGTCTAA